The following are encoded in a window of Arthrobacter woluwensis genomic DNA:
- a CDS encoding SdrD B-like domain-containing protein encodes MSVDALFTANSSQLPGTNFLTNGANQGAYGAGASMLAGSPDPASIPALGILSNSSTCGGDLGTAAHQNFDAVCANTGTLTLKFSQAVTDPTLDITGIGGTALAHQEQQGGYQYARGSFNNTRWNILTPGIAFSQLTAGATNLQISNGGTRLQENNRNGNGFCNNNATTNPGTKYQSPSMDYAGCGSVTLQGTFSEVTFQIDAQATPWSMFPAAQYGTGSELFQNDGTQYADGINGLNAVNSEKVLLPQNLTTSTNSDLQRISLRLPQTGSLGDRVWRDTNGDGIQSDGEPGVQGVTVQLLDGDANPVKDANGNPITTTTDANGNYKFTDLPFGAYKVTFTDLPADTAFTKANAGSDDAVDSDADPATGVTDAVTLTSTAPENLTLDAGIVPVGSLGDKVWRDTNGDGIQDPNEPGVADVKVELLDKDGNPVKDADGNPITTTTDANGNYKFSNLSLGDYKVKFDLPENTAFTKANAGSDDAVDSDADPVTGVSDVVSLTLENPSNMTVDAGIVRLGSLGDKVWRDDNGDGIQDPNEPGVAGVKVELLDKDGNPVKDANGNPITTTTDANGNYKFSNLPLGDYKVKFDLPPDSKFTTANAGSDDAADSDADQTTGVTDVVSLTDSAPDNMTVDAGIVPVGSLGDKVWRDDNGDGIQDPNEPGISGVKVELLDKDGNPVKDANGNPVTTTTDANGNYLFTDLPMGDYKVKVDLPAGTKATTAGAGDDRGKDSNIDANGVSDVVSLTPENPNRRDVDAGVVPLGSLGDKVWRDDNGDGIQDPNEPGVSGVKVELLDKDGNPVKDANGDPITTVTDKDGNYLFTDLPMGDYKVKVDLPAGTKATTAGAGSDRGKDSNIDPSGVSDTVSLTPENPNRRDVDAGIVPLGSLGDKVWRDDNGDGVQGDNEPGISGVKVELLDKDGNPVKDANGNPITTTTDKDGNYKFSNLPLGDYKVKFDLPPDSKFTTKGAGSDQAKDSNPDAATGVTDVVSLTADAPDNMTVDAGIVPVGSLGDKVWRDDNGDGIQDPNEPGISGVKVELLDKDGNPVKDANGNPITTTTDANGNYLFTDLPMGDYKVKVDLPAGTKATTAGAGDDRGKDSNIDANGVSDVVSLTPENPNRRDIDGGIVILPAAKDDQSLNNKQGTVVTVPALKNDKGDLDPSTVKITDKDGKPVSSLVVPGEGTWTVDPNTGDITFAPEKGFTGNPTPVNYTVKDLNGNETGAKVTITYVQPIPPSASDDQSLDNKPGSTVKVPVLGNDKGNLVPSSVKIIDPGTGNPVDKLVVPGEGSWTVDPQTGDITFTPEKGFEGNPTPIQYLVKDVDGNEVRAKVTVTYSATEPGQPGNPAGPGAPENPGGDLAYTGANIGSGVIALGALLFLGGAGLLIIRRRRQH; translated from the coding sequence GTGAGCGTTGACGCTCTGTTCACGGCGAACAGTTCTCAGCTGCCCGGAACGAACTTTCTGACCAACGGAGCCAATCAAGGCGCCTACGGCGCGGGCGCTTCGATGCTGGCCGGGTCGCCGGACCCCGCGAGCATTCCGGCGCTGGGCATTCTCTCGAACAGTTCTACTTGCGGGGGAGACCTCGGAACTGCGGCCCACCAGAATTTCGACGCGGTATGCGCCAACACTGGCACTTTGACGTTGAAGTTCTCCCAAGCAGTGACGGATCCGACCCTGGACATCACCGGCATCGGCGGGACTGCTTTGGCCCACCAGGAGCAGCAGGGCGGATACCAGTACGCGCGCGGTTCGTTCAACAACACGCGGTGGAACATCCTCACGCCGGGCATCGCATTTTCGCAGCTGACTGCGGGCGCCACGAACTTGCAGATCAGCAACGGTGGCACCCGTCTGCAGGAGAACAATCGCAACGGCAACGGCTTCTGCAACAACAATGCGACGACCAATCCGGGGACGAAGTACCAGTCTCCGTCCATGGACTATGCGGGCTGTGGATCCGTCACGCTTCAGGGGACCTTCTCGGAAGTCACCTTCCAGATCGATGCGCAGGCGACTCCCTGGTCGATGTTCCCTGCCGCGCAGTACGGCACAGGATCAGAGCTTTTCCAGAACGATGGCACGCAGTATGCCGATGGAATCAATGGGCTCAATGCCGTGAACAGCGAGAAGGTCCTGCTGCCGCAGAACCTGACCACCTCGACGAACTCGGATCTGCAGCGCATTTCCCTTCGTCTGCCCCAGACCGGTTCCCTCGGGGACCGGGTGTGGCGGGATACAAATGGTGATGGCATCCAGAGTGACGGCGAGCCGGGGGTTCAGGGAGTGACGGTCCAACTGCTGGATGGTGACGCAAACCCCGTCAAGGACGCCAACGGCAATCCGATCACGACCACGACGGATGCGAACGGCAACTACAAGTTCACCGACCTCCCCTTCGGCGCGTACAAGGTGACCTTCACTGACCTGCCCGCAGATACGGCCTTCACCAAGGCCAACGCCGGTTCCGACGACGCAGTCGACTCCGACGCCGACCCCGCAACGGGAGTGACTGACGCCGTGACGCTGACGAGCACGGCCCCGGAGAACCTGACACTCGACGCCGGGATCGTTCCCGTGGGTTCGCTGGGCGACAAGGTCTGGCGGGACACGAACGGTGACGGCATTCAGGATCCGAACGAGCCTGGTGTCGCAGACGTGAAGGTTGAGCTGCTGGACAAGGACGGCAATCCCGTCAAGGACGCCGACGGAAACCCGATCACCACCACGACTGATGCCAACGGCAACTACAAGTTCAGCAACCTCTCACTCGGTGATTACAAGGTGAAGTTCGATCTCCCGGAGAACACGGCCTTCACCAAGGCCAACGCCGGTTCTGACGACGCAGTCGACTCCGACGCGGACCCCGTTACGGGGGTGTCCGATGTGGTCAGCCTGACTCTGGAGAATCCCAGCAACATGACGGTCGACGCCGGCATCGTCCGCCTCGGTTCGCTGGGTGACAAGGTCTGGCGTGACGACAATGGCGACGGCATCCAGGATCCAAACGAACCTGGTGTCGCCGGGGTAAAGGTGGAGTTGCTGGACAAGGACGGCAACCCCGTCAAGGACGCCAACGGCAACCCCATCACCACGACGACCGATGCGAACGGCAACTACAAGTTCAGCAACCTCCCGCTCGGCGATTACAAGGTGAAGTTCGATCTCCCGCCGGACAGCAAGTTCACGACTGCGAATGCCGGTTCTGACGATGCCGCAGACTCTGACGCGGATCAGACCACTGGTGTGACGGACGTGGTGAGCCTGACGGACAGCGCGCCGGACAACATGACCGTCGACGCCGGCATCGTGCCGGTGGGTTCGCTGGGCGACAAGGTGTGGCGTGACGATAACGGTGATGGCATCCAGGATCCGAATGAGCCGGGCATTTCCGGTGTGAAGGTGGAGCTGCTGGATAAGGATGGCAACCCGGTTAAGGATGCCAACGGCAATCCCGTCACGACGACCACGGATGCGAACGGGAATTACCTGTTCACGGATCTGCCGATGGGTGATTACAAGGTCAAGGTCGATCTTCCGGCCGGGACCAAGGCCACCACCGCCGGTGCGGGCGATGACCGGGGCAAGGACTCCAACATCGATGCGAACGGTGTCTCCGACGTCGTCTCGTTGACCCCGGAGAACCCGAACCGTCGCGATGTGGACGCCGGTGTTGTTCCGTTGGGTTCGCTGGGCGATAAGGTCTGGCGTGATGACAACGGTGATGGCATCCAGGATCCGAATGAGCCGGGTGTCTCCGGGGTGAAGGTGGAGTTGCTGGATAAGGACGGCAATCCCGTCAAGGACGCCAACGGCGACCCCATCACCACGGTCACGGATAAGGACGGGAATTACCTGTTCACGGATCTGCCGATGGGTGACTACAAGGTCAAGGTCGATCTTCCGGCCGGGACCAAGGCCACCACTGCCGGCGCCGGTTCCGACCGGGGCAAGGACTCCAACATCGATCCGAGCGGTGTCTCCGACACGGTTTCTCTGACTCCGGAGAACCCGAACCGTCGTGATGTCGATGCCGGTATCGTGCCTCTGGGTTCGTTGGGCGACAAGGTCTGGCGCGATGACAACGGTGACGGCGTGCAGGGTGACAATGAGCCCGGGATTTCCGGTGTGAAGGTGGAGCTGCTGGACAAGGACGGCAACCCCGTCAAGGACGCCAACGGCAACCCGATCACCACCACGACCGACAAAGACGGGAACTACAAGTTCAGCAACCTCCCGCTCGGCGATTACAAGGTCAAGTTCGACCTTCCGCCGGACAGCAAGTTCACCACGAAGGGCGCTGGAAGTGACCAGGCGAAGGACTCCAATCCTGATGCTGCCACCGGCGTGACGGACGTGGTGAGCCTCACCGCTGACGCCCCGGACAACATGACCGTCGACGCCGGCATCGTGCCGGTGGGTTCGCTGGGCGACAAAGTGTGGCGCGATGACAACGGCGACGGCATCCAGGATCCGAACGAGCCGGGCATTTCCGGGGTGAAGGTGGAGCTGCTGGACAAGGACGGCAACCCCGTCAAGGACGCCAACGGCAACCCCATCACGACGACCACGGATGCGAACGGGAATTACCTGTTCACGGATCTGCCGATGGGTGACTACAAGGTCAAGGTCGACCTGCCGGCCGGGACCAAGGCCACCACCGCCGGTGCGGGTGATGACCGGGGCAAGGATTCCAATATCGATGCCAACGGTGTCTCCGACGTCGTCTCACTGACTCCGGAGAACCCGAACCGCCGTGACATCGACGGCGGCATCGTGATCCTTCCGGCGGCCAAGGACGACCAGTCGCTGAACAACAAGCAGGGCACCGTTGTCACCGTTCCGGCGCTCAAGAACGACAAGGGTGATCTGGACCCGTCCACCGTGAAGATCACGGACAAGGACGGGAAGCCGGTGAGCAGCCTCGTCGTTCCGGGTGAAGGAACGTGGACGGTCGACCCGAACACCGGTGACATCACCTTCGCTCCGGAGAAGGGTTTCACCGGAAACCCCACGCCGGTGAACTACACCGTGAAGGATCTCAACGGGAACGAGACGGGTGCCAAGGTCACCATCACGTACGTTCAGCCGATCCCGCCGTCGGCGAGTGACGACCAGTCGCTCGACAACAAGCCCGGCAGCACGGTCAAGGTTCCGGTACTGGGCAACGACAAGGGCAATCTGGTTCCGTCCTCAGTGAAGATCATCGATCCGGGCACTGGCAATCCTGTGGACAAGCTCGTTGTCCCGGGAGAAGGTTCCTGGACGGTCGATCCGCAGACGGGTGACATCACCTTCACGCCGGAGAAGGGCTTCGAAGGTAACCCGACCCCGATCCAGTACCTGGTGAAGGACGTGGACGGCAACGAAGTCCGCGCCAAGGTGACGGTGACGTACTCGGCCACTGAGCCAGGCCAGCCGGGTAACCCGGCAGGTCCCGGTGCCCCGGAGAACCCGGGTGGGGACCTGGCGTACACCGGTGCGAACATCGGATCCGGCGTCATTGCACTGGGAGCGCTTCTGTTCCTCGGTGGCGCGGGTCTGCTGATCATCCGCCGACGCCGTCAGCACTGA
- the corA gene encoding magnesium/cobalt transporter CorA, protein MTIIDNAVYVDGRRILEPQSVLQTSECMEETGGMAWLGLYRPSQEDMKDIAVEFGLHPLAVEDAVTAHQRPKLERYDSTLFTVLRPARYIDSTETVEFGELHIFTGPDFVVTIRHAETQGVAAVRKRLEDNPELLSMGPEAVLYALLDKVVDDYSPVVAGLENDIDEIEDQLFAGDSTVSRRIYELTREVIQFQRAIQPLPDMMEVLERGFTKYQVNVELQRNLRDVRDHVASVIARVNSFREILQNALTLDGTLTANRMNEVTLAQNEQVKKISGWAAIFFAPSIVAGIYGMNFREMPELEWAFGYPLAVCMMVALAALLYLIFKKKGWM, encoded by the coding sequence GTGACGATCATCGACAACGCCGTCTACGTGGACGGCCGCCGGATTCTCGAACCGCAGTCCGTGCTGCAGACCAGCGAGTGCATGGAGGAGACCGGCGGGATGGCCTGGCTCGGCCTGTACCGTCCGAGCCAGGAGGACATGAAGGACATCGCGGTGGAGTTCGGACTCCACCCGCTGGCCGTCGAAGACGCCGTCACCGCGCATCAGCGTCCCAAACTGGAACGGTACGACTCCACGCTGTTCACCGTGCTCCGCCCGGCCCGGTACATCGACTCCACCGAGACCGTGGAGTTCGGCGAGCTCCACATCTTCACCGGTCCGGACTTCGTGGTGACCATCCGTCACGCCGAGACCCAGGGAGTCGCCGCCGTCCGGAAGCGCCTGGAGGACAATCCCGAACTGCTCAGCATGGGCCCGGAGGCCGTGCTGTACGCCCTGCTCGACAAGGTGGTGGACGACTACTCCCCCGTGGTGGCCGGCCTGGAGAACGACATCGACGAGATCGAGGACCAGCTCTTCGCGGGCGATTCCACGGTGTCCCGGCGCATCTACGAACTCACCCGAGAAGTGATCCAGTTCCAGCGTGCCATCCAGCCGCTCCCGGACATGATGGAGGTCCTGGAACGCGGCTTCACGAAGTACCAGGTCAACGTGGAACTGCAGCGCAATCTGCGGGACGTCCGTGATCACGTCGCGTCCGTGATCGCCCGGGTGAACTCCTTCCGGGAAATCCTCCAGAACGCCCTCACCCTGGACGGCACCCTGACGGCGAACCGGATGAACGAGGTGACCCTCGCTCAGAACGAACAGGTCAAGAAGATCTCCGGCTGGGCGGCCATCTTCTTCGCCCCGTCCATCGTGGCCGGCATCTACGGCATGAACTTCCGCGAGATGCCGGAACTCGAATGGGCCTTCGGCTATCCGCTCGCCGTATGCATGATGGTAGCCCTCGCCGCGCTGCTGTATCTGATCTTCAAGAAAAAGGGCTGGATGTAG
- a CDS encoding Lrp/AsnC family transcriptional regulator yields MNNLDATDLKILLELVREPRIQVSELSEVLGIARNTAQARLRRLQRSGVLTGGGREIDLEAVGYDVVAFVTIEVTHRELDSVIAALRLIPQVLEVHEISGRGDLWVRLTATDTHQLQSALRQVVRIKGVIRTETVLALHTHIAYRTEPLLSRALDVQENARAARAQASAHP; encoded by the coding sequence TTGAACAATCTCGATGCCACCGATCTGAAGATCCTGCTGGAGCTCGTCCGCGAGCCGCGGATCCAGGTCAGCGAACTCAGTGAAGTCCTGGGCATCGCCCGCAACACCGCGCAGGCGCGGCTGCGGCGCCTGCAGCGCTCCGGCGTGCTGACCGGAGGCGGCCGGGAGATCGACCTCGAAGCGGTGGGATACGACGTCGTCGCGTTCGTCACGATCGAAGTGACCCACCGCGAGCTGGACTCCGTCATCGCCGCCCTCAGGCTCATCCCGCAAGTGCTGGAGGTGCACGAGATCTCGGGCCGTGGCGATCTCTGGGTCCGGCTCACCGCCACGGACACCCACCAGCTCCAGTCCGCGCTCCGCCAGGTGGTCCGCATCAAGGGCGTGATCAGGACCGAGACCGTCCTGGCCCTCCACACCCACATCGCCTACCGCACCGAACCGCTGCTCAGCCGGGCCCTGGATGTGCAGGAGAATGCCCGCGCAGCGCGCGCCCAGGCCTCCGCTCATCCATAA
- a CDS encoding MFS transporter, producing MTVISELRMRPAAREWGWEASTTARLVLSGVVIFVLLVGANLATPLYPSLQAELALGPFGTTVAFSSYVIALVATLVLAGHWSDHIGRRAALVVSVVVGLAGTAVFGLAQNLLMLCGGRVLQGVSIALATGASAAALRELLPTRPEWASRFTLLSSSGGVAAGPAIGGLLALLPGGRTAPFIVQMVVLALLLVPLWLIKARPAIMRAEHGFDHRALAPRRLGVPSQARGAFWLAALVGFLSFAIFGFQLSLAPGFFAQGMHLSSLPLVGVLAGLSLGASALSQLTGFSGKATVPVGLAVLGLSMLLTAWASNTSALWLLVVASVAAGFGQGLSFRTVFNRAAMAVSPDQHAQMVSTVYVVTYLGSAVPVLGLGLAAAVWGMTTAVTAFAILAAVAAFLLALASLRGPRRV from the coding sequence ATGACCGTCATCAGTGAACTGCGTATGCGCCCGGCCGCCCGTGAATGGGGCTGGGAAGCGTCCACCACGGCCCGCCTGGTGCTGTCCGGCGTGGTCATCTTCGTGCTCCTGGTCGGAGCCAATCTGGCCACCCCGCTCTACCCCTCGCTGCAGGCCGAGCTCGCCCTGGGGCCTTTCGGCACCACCGTCGCCTTCTCCAGTTACGTGATCGCCCTCGTGGCCACCCTCGTGCTCGCCGGCCACTGGTCCGATCACATCGGACGCCGCGCCGCACTGGTGGTCTCCGTGGTGGTGGGTCTCGCCGGCACCGCCGTGTTCGGCCTGGCCCAGAATCTGCTGATGCTGTGCGGTGGACGGGTGCTCCAGGGCGTCTCGATCGCCCTCGCCACCGGCGCGAGCGCCGCGGCCCTGCGCGAACTCCTGCCGACCCGCCCGGAGTGGGCCTCCCGCTTCACTTTGCTCTCGTCCTCCGGCGGAGTCGCAGCCGGGCCCGCCATCGGCGGTCTGCTCGCGCTGCTGCCGGGCGGCCGGACCGCGCCGTTCATCGTCCAGATGGTCGTCCTGGCGCTCCTTCTCGTGCCGCTCTGGCTCATCAAGGCCCGGCCCGCCATCATGCGCGCCGAGCATGGCTTCGACCACCGGGCCCTCGCGCCGCGCCGCCTCGGCGTGCCGTCCCAGGCCCGCGGAGCGTTCTGGCTGGCGGCTCTGGTCGGGTTCCTCAGCTTCGCCATCTTCGGCTTCCAGCTCTCCCTGGCACCCGGGTTCTTCGCCCAGGGGATGCACCTCAGTTCGCTGCCCCTGGTGGGCGTCCTGGCAGGTCTCTCCCTCGGGGCTTCGGCCCTGAGCCAGCTCACCGGCTTCTCCGGTAAGGCGACCGTTCCCGTGGGCCTCGCGGTGCTGGGCCTTTCGATGCTCCTCACCGCCTGGGCCAGCAACACCTCCGCGCTGTGGCTGCTGGTGGTGGCGTCCGTGGCGGCCGGCTTCGGTCAGGGCCTGTCCTTCCGGACCGTCTTCAACCGCGCGGCGATGGCCGTGTCCCCGGATCAGCACGCGCAGATGGTGTCCACGGTGTACGTGGTGACGTACCTGGGGAGCGCGGTACCGGTGCTCGGCCTCGGCCTCGCCGCCGCGGTCTGGGGAATGACGACGGCGGTCACCGCCTTCGCGATCCTGGCCGCCGTGGCCGCGTTCCTCCTGGCTCTCGCGTCCCTGCGCGGTCCTCGCCGGGTCTGA
- a CDS encoding Lrp/AsnC family transcriptional regulator, whose amino-acid sequence MADSAKNLRNPGANGETLDDVDRKIIRILSEDARISNKQLAEDVGIAPSTALMRTRTLQDRGIIKSFTAELNLASIGRSVQALIAVRLRAHDRDQIDQFTARVPRLPAVLSTFHTSGSVDYLLHIAVGTTEELRDWVLDNLATDPVVGHTETTLVFEHMDGNSGLLS is encoded by the coding sequence ATGGCCGATTCAGCGAAGAATCTTCGCAATCCAGGCGCCAACGGCGAAACCCTGGACGACGTGGACCGGAAAATCATCCGGATTCTTTCGGAGGACGCCCGCATCTCCAACAAGCAGCTTGCCGAGGACGTGGGCATCGCACCCTCCACGGCGCTGATGCGGACCCGGACCCTTCAGGATCGCGGCATCATCAAGTCCTTCACGGCCGAGCTCAATCTCGCCTCGATCGGCCGCAGCGTCCAAGCGCTGATCGCCGTCCGGCTCCGGGCGCACGACCGCGATCAGATCGATCAGTTCACGGCGCGGGTCCCTCGGCTTCCCGCCGTGCTGTCCACGTTCCACACCTCCGGCTCAGTGGACTACCTGCTGCACATCGCCGTGGGCACCACGGAGGAACTCCGCGACTGGGTGCTGGACAACCTCGCGACCGACCCGGTGGTGGGACACACCGAAACCACCCTGGTGTTCGAGCACATGGACGGGAACTCGGGCCTGCTCAGCTGA
- a CDS encoding nitronate monooxygenase: MSGTHDGMPLPSRVMAAPMAGGASSTAFVSAALEAGAMGFVAAGYRSAAELGAQLEEIKARSAVLGGAPFGVNLFVPDSAPVDPQAVRDYAEALRPWADRLGVAVPEPVLDDDDDYPAKIRLLLEHPAPVVSFTFGLPSAEDAQALQAGGTRLWATVTHRAEAEAALALGVDALVVQHESAGGHSGRFLPGEPPATDDAAALVAALARHIPLPLIAAGGIMSPADARAAYDAGASAVQLGTALLRTPESGARPVHKDALGDPRFVATRMTRAFTGRRARSLENAFLREYDALAPDAYPAIHHLTAPLRAEAARQGLADGVNLWAGTGWRQASTAPLQEVLAPFLAAASER, translated from the coding sequence ATGTCAGGAACCCACGACGGCATGCCGCTGCCGTCCCGTGTGATGGCAGCGCCCATGGCGGGAGGCGCCAGCAGCACGGCTTTCGTGAGTGCCGCGCTGGAAGCCGGCGCCATGGGATTCGTCGCCGCCGGCTACCGGAGTGCCGCAGAGCTCGGCGCACAGCTCGAGGAGATCAAGGCGCGTTCCGCCGTGCTGGGCGGAGCCCCGTTCGGAGTGAACCTGTTCGTTCCGGACTCCGCGCCCGTCGACCCGCAGGCCGTGCGCGACTACGCGGAAGCCCTGCGTCCCTGGGCGGACCGTCTGGGGGTCGCGGTGCCCGAGCCGGTCCTCGACGACGATGACGACTACCCCGCAAAGATCCGCCTGCTGCTAGAGCACCCGGCGCCGGTGGTCAGTTTCACCTTCGGCCTCCCGTCCGCCGAGGACGCCCAGGCGCTCCAGGCCGGCGGCACTCGCCTCTGGGCGACGGTGACCCACCGCGCGGAGGCCGAGGCGGCGCTCGCTCTCGGCGTCGACGCCCTGGTGGTCCAGCACGAGAGCGCTGGCGGTCATTCGGGCCGCTTCCTCCCGGGCGAACCGCCTGCGACCGACGACGCCGCGGCCCTCGTCGCCGCACTGGCCCGGCACATCCCCCTGCCGCTCATCGCCGCGGGCGGCATCATGTCGCCCGCCGACGCCCGTGCGGCCTATGACGCCGGAGCCTCCGCGGTGCAGCTCGGCACCGCACTGCTGCGGACGCCCGAGTCCGGGGCACGCCCCGTCCACAAGGACGCCCTGGGCGACCCCCGCTTCGTCGCGACCCGCATGACGAGAGCCTTCACTGGGCGACGGGCCCGCAGCCTCGAGAACGCCTTCCTCCGGGAGTACGACGCCCTGGCCCCGGACGCGTACCCCGCCATCCACCACCTCACCGCGCCGCTGCGCGCCGAGGCCGCACGGCAAGGCCTGGCGGACGGGGTGAACCTCTGGGCCGGCACCGGCTGGCGGCAGGCGAGCACCGCCCCGCTGCAGGAGGTTCTGGCGCCGTTCCTCGCGGCCGCATCCGAGCGCTGA
- a CDS encoding N-acetylglucosamine kinase, translating to MTTPSHPATELPETASHEAVAIDIGGTKTRGVLLRNGLIAGDLTVGSANVQNVSVDAAQQAFAELFAGLAPTAVARVVVGAGGVDTEQDKHALASLIQPHVPGAHITVVHDSALLLAAAGATAGVAVIAGTGTAAWGRDTSGRESRFGGWGYLLGDEGSGYWLSREAVRHSLRRFNSGLEADALALALCESAGAPDVAGLIAAFHHPDKGRRYWAERSRVVVDAARGGNEGAKDILRRAADELTTLALGVLDNLGIEGPVVLGGGLGQHVPEISVPFREGLAARGHHDVRVLDQEPVFGAVALLTAG from the coding sequence GTGACTACTCCAAGCCATCCTGCCACCGAGCTGCCCGAGACCGCCTCCCACGAAGCCGTGGCCATCGACATCGGGGGCACGAAGACCCGCGGCGTGCTGCTGCGGAACGGTCTGATCGCGGGTGATCTGACGGTGGGCAGCGCCAATGTGCAGAACGTCAGCGTGGACGCCGCTCAGCAGGCTTTCGCCGAGCTGTTCGCGGGCCTCGCCCCGACGGCCGTGGCCCGCGTGGTGGTGGGCGCGGGAGGCGTCGACACCGAGCAGGACAAGCACGCCCTCGCGTCCCTCATCCAGCCGCACGTCCCGGGCGCGCACATCACCGTGGTGCACGACTCCGCACTCCTGCTGGCCGCCGCGGGGGCGACAGCCGGCGTCGCTGTCATCGCCGGGACCGGCACTGCGGCCTGGGGCCGCGACACCTCGGGACGGGAATCCCGCTTCGGCGGCTGGGGCTACCTGCTGGGCGACGAGGGCAGTGGTTACTGGCTGAGCCGCGAGGCCGTGCGCCACTCGCTGCGCCGCTTCAATTCCGGTCTGGAAGCCGACGCGCTCGCGCTGGCCCTGTGCGAGTCGGCCGGAGCGCCCGACGTCGCCGGGCTGATCGCCGCTTTCCATCACCCTGACAAGGGCCGCCGCTACTGGGCGGAGCGGAGCCGCGTGGTGGTGGACGCAGCGCGGGGTGGCAACGAAGGGGCCAAGGACATCCTGCGCCGCGCCGCTGACGAACTCACGACCCTTGCTCTCGGCGTCCTGGACAATCTGGGCATCGAAGGACCCGTAGTGCTCGGCGGCGGTCTGGGTCAGCACGTCCCGGAGATCTCGGTCCCGTTCCGCGAGGGCCTGGCCGCCCGCGGCCACCACGACGTCCGGGTGCTCGATCAGGAGCCGGTGTTCGGAGCGGTCGCGCTGCTCACGGCCGGGTAA
- a CDS encoding antitoxin VbhA family protein, with the protein MEDQRLKARERWPEAFEGLSALQTHALEQALVSSWHEGVEPTTDLVRDIAARARSEISFDEFKHRVLRRAGVQ; encoded by the coding sequence ATGGAAGACCAGCGATTGAAGGCCAGGGAGCGGTGGCCCGAGGCTTTCGAAGGCCTGAGCGCACTGCAGACGCATGCCTTGGAGCAGGCCCTCGTGTCCTCCTGGCACGAGGGAGTCGAACCGACGACGGACCTCGTCCGGGACATCGCGGCCCGCGCCCGGAGCGAGATCAGCTTCGATGAGTTCAAACACCGGGTGCTGCGGCGCGCCGGCGTTCAGTGA
- a CDS encoding Fic/DOC family protein, translating into MDVLPGPDAVAQEDYVYPETYDPATGRAVLRNLHGIRDHATLATVESELATARFRQLLQGVVRIPIEPDTSYLQDVHRHLFQDTYAWAGELRTVNLTLGEWVFPDKNLLRTHLRPLLCTAATTDWRRIDHDGFARMASILFAGLNHVRPFRTGNGRMIMAVLHEISTLSRFEFDFDRVGRRTWDAMARATLPARGEFMPRATEAVAVFRAASVSRTTPVPNRTVQAMREISRRSTSGPFTSPEALRARRDEAEHRRYHGYGEDRPGEG; encoded by the coding sequence ATGGATGTTTTGCCCGGCCCGGATGCCGTTGCGCAGGAGGACTACGTCTATCCGGAGACCTATGACCCGGCCACGGGCCGTGCGGTGCTCCGGAACCTCCACGGGATCCGGGATCACGCCACCCTTGCCACAGTCGAGTCGGAACTCGCGACCGCGCGGTTCCGGCAACTGCTGCAGGGCGTGGTCCGGATACCGATCGAACCGGACACTTCGTATCTGCAGGACGTCCACCGGCACCTGTTCCAGGACACCTACGCATGGGCCGGTGAGCTGCGGACCGTGAACCTCACCCTGGGGGAGTGGGTGTTCCCCGACAAGAACCTGCTGAGAACCCATCTCCGCCCTCTCCTGTGCACGGCGGCCACCACGGACTGGCGCAGGATCGATCACGACGGCTTCGCCCGTATGGCGTCTATCCTCTTCGCGGGGCTCAACCACGTGCGGCCTTTCCGCACGGGCAATGGGCGGATGATCATGGCCGTCCTGCATGAGATCTCGACCCTCAGCAGGTTCGAGTTCGACTTCGATCGGGTGGGACGGCGCACCTGGGACGCCATGGCGCGGGCGACGCTGCCCGCCCGGGGTGAGTTCATGCCGCGGGCGACGGAGGCGGTGGCCGTCTTCCGGGCTGCCTCGGTGAGCCGCACCACTCCTGTTCCGAACCGTACCGTCCAGGCGATGCGCGAGATCTCACGCAGGAGCACCTCCGGTCCCTTCACCAGCCCGGAGGCCCTCAGGGCGCGGCGTGACGAGGCGGAGCACCGGCGGTACCACGGCTACGGCGAGGACAGGCCCGGAGAGGGATGA